A single Tenacibaculum sp. 190524A02b DNA region contains:
- a CDS encoding helix-turn-helix domain-containing protein, producing MDILVQVSVICYLITAFSGAMLGFLFLTHKIKNNWSNIFLVIFIWSLAYSLINEFLTDSDVIKMIGERSFIFNTIMFIVPSLFLYIVSHSKKNEIKYWLLLYIPGLLINLLPDSEFKEIVLALLYLLTSVPLFILSMHYLKKYRKGFLNKCPVFGHKTLSWIRVLMITVIGLHIFMFTTELLIDESLSLDIATDFIESLVTFFIVYWLGVKGFEQDELQKEKLVAVKVIPTQEKIITEEPNKEKNLLIEDSKKFECLCKIIEKEKIYTDPNLTIKSLSKELKVRERELSNLINNCTKKNFYQFINQFRVVEFKKLIASEKATQYSILGLAKEAGFSSKSTFYKSFKELEGITPSEYKKKQKVS from the coding sequence ATGGACATATTAGTGCAAGTTTCGGTTATTTGTTATCTTATAACTGCTTTTTCAGGCGCAATGTTAGGTTTTTTATTTTTAACCCATAAAATAAAAAACAATTGGTCTAATATTTTTTTAGTCATTTTTATATGGAGTTTAGCGTATAGTTTAATTAATGAATTTTTGACAGACAGTGATGTTATTAAAATGATAGGAGAGCGTTCCTTTATTTTTAATACTATTATGTTTATTGTGCCCTCTTTATTTTTATATATAGTTTCTCATAGTAAAAAAAATGAGATTAAGTATTGGCTGTTATTGTACATACCTGGTTTGCTTATAAATTTATTGCCTGACAGTGAATTTAAAGAAATAGTATTGGCCTTGTTATATTTATTAACAAGTGTTCCTTTATTTATTTTAAGTATGCATTATTTAAAAAAATATAGAAAAGGTTTTTTAAATAAATGCCCTGTATTTGGTCATAAAACTTTATCATGGATAAGAGTATTAATGATAACAGTGATAGGTTTACATATTTTTATGTTTACTACTGAATTATTAATAGATGAAAGTTTAAGTTTAGATATAGCTACGGATTTTATTGAAAGTTTGGTAACATTTTTTATTGTGTATTGGTTGGGAGTGAAAGGATTTGAACAAGATGAACTTCAAAAAGAAAAATTAGTAGCAGTAAAAGTTATTCCAACACAAGAAAAAATAATAACTGAAGAACCTAATAAAGAAAAAAATCTATTAATTGAGGATAGTAAAAAATTTGAATGCCTCTGTAAAATAATAGAAAAAGAAAAAATTTATACAGATCCAAATCTAACCATTAAGAGTTTGTCAAAAGAATTAAAAGTTAGAGAAAGAGAACTTTCTAACCTTATTAATAATTGTACAAAAAAGAATTTTTATCAGTTTATCAATCAATTTAGGGTAGTAGAGTTTAAAAAATTGATAGCTTCAGAAAAAGCTACACAATACTCTATTTTAGGACTAGCTAAAGAGGCTGGTTTTTCTTCTAAATCAACATTTTATAAGTCTTTTAAAGAGTTGGAAGGCATTACTCCAAGTGAATACAAAAAGAAGCAAAAAGTGTCCTAA
- a CDS encoding sterol desaturase family protein, giving the protein MSYFLENPLLIQLIVFASIILFFWALEVIIFSQNIKVKAKHSFLNAKFISLVLPVQMLFSTMVFMVANWTVSEQWGILQILPLTEYKLLYFLVAFICIDFFDYWYHVMMHRVPFFWRFHQVHHSDMEVDISTTVREHPGETAIRVSFLAIIVFILGVPAEFLLIKQFIQSFINLTSHSKVKLSPKVDKIVSWIFVTPSTHHIHHHYVLPYTDSNYGDILGIWDRIFSTYTSMEQHKIIHGIDTNMDVEENSDFKSLISRPFDNSKVHSTNPVYVNRSRLRSVK; this is encoded by the coding sequence ATGTCATATTTTTTAGAAAATCCATTGTTAATACAATTGATAGTTTTTGCCTCAATTATCTTATTTTTTTGGGCTTTAGAAGTTATTATTTTTTCACAAAACATAAAGGTAAAAGCAAAGCATTCCTTTTTAAATGCAAAGTTTATAAGTTTAGTATTACCTGTTCAAATGCTGTTTTCTACCATGGTTTTTATGGTAGCAAATTGGACCGTATCAGAACAATGGGGAATATTACAAATACTTCCATTAACGGAGTATAAATTACTGTATTTTTTAGTAGCGTTTATATGCATAGATTTTTTTGATTATTGGTATCATGTAATGATGCATAGAGTACCATTTTTTTGGAGATTTCATCAAGTGCATCATAGCGATATGGAAGTTGATATTTCTACAACCGTTAGAGAACATCCAGGAGAAACAGCAATAAGAGTAAGCTTTTTAGCTATCATAGTTTTTATTTTAGGAGTTCCAGCGGAATTTTTATTAATAAAACAATTTATCCAAAGTTTTATCAATTTAACTTCACATTCCAAAGTAAAACTTTCTCCTAAAGTAGATAAAATTGTTTCTTGGATATTTGTTACACCAAGTACACATCATATTCATCACCATTACGTACTTCCTTATACAGATAGTAATTACGGAGATATTTTAGGTATTTGGGATCGCATATTTTCTACGTATACAAGTATGGAGCAACATAAAATAATTCACGGAATAGATACGAATATGGATGTAGAGGAGAATAGCGATTTTAAAAGTTTAATATCTAGACCATTTGATAATAGTAAAGTACATTCAACAAACCCCGTATATGTTAATAGATCAAGGTTAAGGTCTGTTAAATAG
- a CDS encoding DUF5686 and carboxypeptidase-like regulatory domain-containing protein produces the protein MKSVLLRLMLIVCTSVIGQVKVSGVVVDEDDNPIPYVNVLFANSTIGTTTNDYGEFELNSIKNQSTLSFELMGFQEKNIALKQNKSQYIKVILNEDSMNLDEVIIVKKPKKRLKKKDNPAYRILREIWKRKKRNGLDLVANYEYEKYSSRELGFGNMDSMFVKKVLRNKYDEMKGIVRQNYDNDTYYMPVELIEKVEKVYGSNSLKLIRKDMEALRETGIHQLGKYVARATNVFKEINVYKDEIPILDKTFVSPIATSGFGSYDYVLSDSIQIGENKEYTIHFFPRQKGDLVFKGYFKVVDKNFTLSAIEMEILKEVNLNFVRDLSIHKTFKLKNDSIYLPQKNTYKGEFTFLTKDKKEKSIYLVKKEAHSNYIFDKKRSRAFYENQLIQVSKNQFKKKKEYWQTKQDSLGKETLALVSKAKTSTKIKRVTGTIFTLSDGYFTPITGIQLGNLFTTTARNDIEGLRIRLGFRTFKTNDDRFRLLGFGAFGFKDNMFKYGLEARYLLAAHPRITVGAAYLNDVEQMGFTRFNEQNLIPQPDKGPKAVFVRGDNFFLSKVKKEMLRFDVEVFKNLNIGLKMARERISSADTKRFSMAFFNENRGIVEDKTTDVYSDLYVSYQPGRQVDGFGVDRIIGPKLHSKILINYKKAYKNVFGGNVAYSKLSLLYNQPIHMGKFGVLDATLIMNKTFGKTPLSVLTAVASNQTYFLTPNTFALLDYYDYVADSSVETHLEHHFNGLLMNRIPLIKKLGLRSLLTFRTVYGSISEKNKRINRSSIRYAAPNKKPYYEYGVGIENIGYGNLRPLRVDFIWRSDFTNINGPISPKFGIRVGFKTSF, from the coding sequence ATGAAGAGTGTTTTGTTAAGGCTAATGTTAATAGTCTGTACATCGGTGATTGGTCAAGTTAAAGTTTCAGGTGTGGTGGTTGATGAAGATGATAACCCAATACCTTATGTAAATGTATTATTTGCTAATTCTACTATTGGAACTACGACGAATGATTATGGTGAGTTTGAATTAAATAGCATAAAAAATCAAAGTACATTGTCATTTGAGTTAATGGGGTTTCAAGAGAAGAATATTGCTCTAAAGCAAAATAAATCACAGTATATAAAAGTGATTTTGAATGAAGATTCCATGAATTTGGATGAAGTAATAATCGTAAAAAAACCAAAAAAGAGATTAAAAAAGAAGGACAATCCAGCGTATCGAATTTTACGAGAGATTTGGAAACGTAAAAAACGAAATGGATTGGATTTAGTAGCAAATTATGAGTATGAAAAGTACAGCTCTAGAGAGTTAGGTTTTGGAAATATGGATAGTATGTTTGTTAAAAAGGTACTTAGAAATAAATATGATGAAATGAAAGGGATTGTTAGACAGAATTATGACAACGATACTTATTATATGCCAGTGGAATTGATAGAGAAAGTAGAAAAAGTATATGGAAGTAATTCTTTAAAATTGATAAGAAAAGATATGGAAGCTTTGAGAGAAACGGGAATTCATCAATTAGGTAAGTATGTTGCAAGGGCAACAAATGTATTTAAAGAAATTAATGTATATAAAGATGAGATTCCCATTTTAGATAAAACCTTTGTAAGCCCCATAGCTACTTCTGGATTTGGAAGTTATGATTATGTTTTATCTGATAGTATTCAAATAGGGGAAAATAAAGAATATACCATCCATTTTTTTCCTAGACAAAAGGGAGATTTGGTATTCAAGGGGTATTTCAAAGTAGTTGATAAAAATTTTACGTTAAGTGCTATAGAAATGGAAATTTTAAAAGAAGTTAATTTAAACTTTGTAAGAGATTTAAGTATCCATAAAACATTTAAATTAAAAAATGATAGTATTTATTTACCACAAAAAAACACCTATAAAGGAGAGTTTACCTTTTTAACAAAAGATAAAAAAGAAAAGAGCATTTATCTAGTGAAAAAAGAAGCACACTCTAATTATATTTTTGATAAAAAAAGAAGCAGAGCGTTTTATGAAAATCAATTAATTCAAGTAAGTAAAAATCAGTTTAAAAAGAAAAAAGAGTATTGGCAAACTAAACAAGATTCTTTAGGTAAAGAAACTTTAGCATTGGTTTCAAAAGCTAAAACTAGCACAAAAATAAAAAGAGTTACAGGTACAATCTTTACACTATCTGATGGGTATTTTACCCCTATTACAGGTATTCAATTGGGAAACTTATTTACAACTACTGCTAGGAATGATATTGAAGGCCTCCGAATTCGATTAGGGTTTAGAACTTTTAAAACAAATGATGATCGATTTAGATTACTCGGTTTTGGAGCTTTTGGTTTTAAGGACAATATGTTTAAATATGGGTTGGAAGCAAGATATTTACTTGCAGCACATCCAAGAATAACTGTTGGAGCTGCGTATCTAAACGATGTAGAGCAAATGGGGTTTACTAGATTTAATGAACAAAACTTAATTCCACAGCCAGATAAAGGACCAAAAGCAGTATTTGTTAGAGGAGATAACTTCTTTCTTTCTAAGGTGAAGAAAGAAATGTTGAGGTTTGATGTTGAGGTTTTTAAAAACTTAAATATTGGATTGAAAATGGCTAGAGAAAGAATCAGTTCAGCAGATACCAAACGTTTTTCAATGGCGTTTTTTAATGAAAATAGAGGTATAGTTGAAGATAAAACTACTGATGTATATTCAGATTTGTATGTCAGTTATCAGCCAGGAAGACAAGTAGATGGATTTGGTGTGGATAGAATAATAGGACCAAAATTGCATTCAAAAATTTTAATTAATTATAAAAAGGCGTATAAAAATGTTTTTGGAGGAAATGTAGCTTATAGTAAGCTGTCTTTATTGTACAATCAACCAATACACATGGGGAAATTTGGCGTATTAGATGCTACGTTAATCATGAATAAAACTTTTGGTAAAACTCCGTTATCTGTACTCACAGCTGTGGCTTCTAATCAAACCTACTTTTTAACGCCTAATACATTTGCCTTATTAGACTATTATGATTACGTAGCAGATAGTTCTGTGGAAACCCATTTAGAACATCATTTCAATGGATTGTTAATGAATAGGATTCCACTTATTAAAAAGTTAGGTTTACGAAGCCTATTAACTTTTAGGACTGTTTATGGAAGCATATCTGAAAAAAATAAACGAATCAATAGATCATCAATTCGTTATGCAGCGCCAAATAAAAAACCTTATTATGAATATGGTGTAGGGATAGAAAATATTGGATATGGAAATTTAAGACCACTTCGCGTTGATTTTATTTGGCGTAGTGACTTTACAAATATTAATGGACCTATTAGTCCTAAGTTTGGGATAAGAGTAGGGTTTAAAACATCATTTTAA
- a CDS encoding DUF6134 family protein, giving the protein MQKVLITIFLWILLTITNCLYAQIYTYDVIVLGKKIGKVITNKRHTLNEIIYTSDSKSEVSFFGKKRIITEMKTVYKKGVLNTSFYKVTKNNKVKELAEIRKENEIYSVITDGKKTIHSSPVSMSTIVLTYKKPRDGELVFEEVGGYYKKIKKISDTQFDLISDRSRHRDSYYYNEKGMLTKCIVRKTLFNFQMILNQEKKLPTSKL; this is encoded by the coding sequence ATGCAAAAAGTTCTAATAACTATTTTTTTATGGATACTATTGACAATAACAAATTGTTTATATGCACAAATTTATACCTATGATGTTATTGTTTTGGGAAAGAAAATAGGCAAAGTAATAACAAATAAAAGGCATACGCTTAATGAAATAATTTATACTTCTGATTCAAAATCAGAAGTATCCTTTTTTGGTAAAAAGAGAATTATTACAGAGATGAAAACTGTATACAAAAAAGGAGTTCTTAATACTAGTTTCTATAAAGTTACTAAAAACAATAAGGTAAAAGAGTTAGCAGAAATTAGAAAAGAAAACGAAATTTATTCGGTAATTACAGATGGAAAAAAAACAATTCATTCATCGCCAGTATCTATGAGCACTATTGTTTTAACATATAAGAAGCCAAGAGATGGAGAGTTAGTTTTTGAAGAAGTAGGCGGATATTATAAAAAGATAAAAAAAATAAGTGATACACAATTTGACCTAATTAGTGATCGAAGCCGTCATAGAGATAGTTATTATTACAATGAAAAAGGAATGTTAACCAAATGCATTGTGAGAAAAACATTATTTAATTTTCAAATGATTTTAAATCAAGAAAAAAAATTACCTACAAGTAAGCTATAA
- a CDS encoding fibronectin type III domain-containing protein — MSLQKLLTALFIGLVFTCKAGNEKYRLILTDNPSSTIMIGWNQTSGDSPIIYYGTQDFGTDWQSYPMQKSVDRKVSYKAMNNHFAKLSNLKANTAYYFVIKDLQGVSRRFWFKTAPDTNSKMSFIAGGDSRNNRDVRQNANRLVAKLKPHAVFFGGDMTNLDTLFEWKDWFNDWQLTIAPDGRMFPIIPARGNHEQSNKVIYNLFNTPSTDIYYALTFGKNLVRSYTLNSEITAGGNQVNWLQNDLKNHEDIVWKMAQYHKPMRPHVSSKSEGNDQYNNWSQLFYDYGVRLVCESDSHSVKSTWPVKPCSGANGCDQGFVKDTINGTVYVGEGCWGAPLRANDDKKSWTRDSASFNQFKLIFVDTFKMEVRTIVVGDSRNIQEVPNNNVFELPKNLQVWKPSNGEVVELFNPKLQNSKPDIVFGGLTNEQVVSTTEATSIKVINKKINVGIAAVEFKVNGQSVKVDTTFPYELEYTFSIGRNKVEATAYNLDYSAYDVEQLYVNAGNYAATASSSIITSKDDVEEGIDADGKLYYDSSDLEMSFDYGWTWFGTNQYVGLRFQNIKVPKGAAITEAYIQFVAVDSQSNAVHLRIATNDTSNANEFGTAYAVSKRKRLANPVSWRPSRWRRGDLGTHTKSPNLSNHIQQLVTKQDWNYGNSISFVIWENDHSKSRRKAYTFDNDPSKAAKLVVKYSFGATTMRRPISKNAPLIVKEITEKVQLKKENKYLLPETKVYPNPFSNRIIVDLGKDSQSPIELLLYDINGKLLWRKPYEAREKTITIDTQNIAEGKYLLQIYNVTTQKITAKQLIK, encoded by the coding sequence ATGTCCCTTCAAAAACTATTAACCGCTCTTTTTATAGGGCTTGTTTTTACTTGCAAAGCAGGTAATGAAAAGTACCGTTTAATTTTAACAGACAACCCATCTTCTACCATAATGATAGGATGGAATCAAACTTCTGGAGATAGTCCAATTATATATTATGGAACCCAAGATTTTGGAACAGATTGGCAAAGTTACCCAATGCAAAAATCAGTTGACCGTAAAGTAAGTTATAAAGCAATGAATAATCATTTTGCAAAACTTAGTAATCTTAAAGCCAATACAGCTTACTATTTTGTAATTAAAGATTTACAAGGAGTAAGCAGAAGATTCTGGTTTAAAACAGCTCCAGATACCAATAGCAAAATGTCTTTTATAGCGGGAGGAGATTCAAGAAATAATAGAGATGTACGACAAAATGCTAATAGGTTAGTAGCTAAGTTGAAACCTCATGCTGTTTTTTTTGGAGGTGATATGACTAATTTAGATACGTTGTTTGAGTGGAAAGATTGGTTTAATGATTGGCAATTAACAATAGCACCTGATGGAAGAATGTTTCCTATTATACCAGCAAGAGGAAATCATGAACAATCAAATAAAGTAATCTATAATTTGTTCAATACACCTTCAACAGATATATATTATGCGCTAACTTTTGGAAAGAATTTAGTACGTAGTTATACATTAAATTCAGAAATTACAGCTGGGGGAAATCAAGTGAATTGGTTGCAGAACGATTTAAAGAACCATGAAGATATTGTTTGGAAAATGGCACAATACCATAAACCAATGCGTCCACATGTATCTTCAAAATCAGAAGGAAATGACCAATACAATAACTGGTCGCAATTATTTTATGATTATGGAGTGCGTTTGGTTTGTGAAAGTGATTCACATAGTGTAAAATCTACTTGGCCAGTAAAACCATGTTCAGGAGCTAATGGTTGTGATCAAGGTTTTGTAAAAGACACTATAAATGGAACTGTATACGTAGGAGAAGGTTGCTGGGGAGCGCCTTTAAGAGCTAATGATGATAAGAAATCTTGGACAAGGGATTCTGCTTCTTTTAATCAATTCAAACTAATATTTGTTGATACTTTTAAAATGGAAGTAAGAACAATTGTAGTTGGAGATTCTAGAAACATTCAAGAAGTACCAAATAATAATGTATTTGAATTGCCAAAAAACTTACAGGTCTGGAAGCCTTCTAATGGTGAAGTAGTAGAGTTATTTAACCCTAAGCTGCAAAATTCAAAACCAGACATTGTTTTTGGTGGCTTAACAAATGAGCAAGTTGTAAGTACTACAGAGGCAACTTCTATAAAGGTAATTAATAAAAAAATAAACGTAGGTATTGCAGCGGTTGAATTTAAAGTAAATGGACAGTCTGTCAAGGTAGATACTACGTTTCCTTACGAATTAGAATATACATTTTCTATAGGGAGAAATAAAGTTGAGGCTACCGCATACAACTTAGATTATTCAGCTTATGATGTAGAGCAATTATATGTAAATGCAGGAAACTATGCAGCTACTGCAAGCTCAAGTATTATAACCAGTAAAGATGATGTTGAAGAAGGAATTGATGCTGACGGTAAATTGTATTATGACAGTTCTGATTTAGAAATGTCATTTGATTACGGGTGGACTTGGTTTGGTACCAATCAATATGTCGGATTACGTTTTCAAAATATAAAAGTCCCTAAAGGAGCTGCTATCACTGAAGCGTATATTCAATTTGTGGCAGTTGATTCTCAAAGTAATGCAGTGCATTTAAGAATAGCTACGAATGATACATCAAATGCTAATGAATTTGGAACTGCATATGCAGTTTCAAAAAGAAAAAGATTAGCTAACCCAGTGTCATGGAGACCAAGTAGATGGCGAAGAGGAGATTTAGGCACACACACCAAAAGTCCTAATTTATCAAACCATATACAACAATTAGTAACTAAGCAAGATTGGAATTATGGAAATAGTATCAGTTTTGTTATTTGGGAAAATGACCACTCAAAAAGTAGAAGAAAAGCGTATACATTTGACAATGATCCTTCTAAAGCAGCCAAACTAGTAGTTAAATATTCTTTTGGAGCAACTACAATGCGAAGACCAATTTCTAAAAATGCTCCACTTATTGTAAAAGAAATTACGGAGAAAGTACAACTTAAAAAAGAAAATAAGTACTTATTACCAGAAACTAAGGTATATCCAAATCCATTTTCTAATAGAATTATAGTAGACTTAGGTAAAGATTCACAATCGCCAATTGAGTTATTGTTATATGACATTAATGGAAAGTTACTATGGAGAAAACCATACGAAGCAAGAGAGAAGACCATCACTATTGATACTCAAAATATAGCTGAAGGAAAATATTTGCTACAAATTTACAACGTAACTACACAGAAAATAACTGCAAAACAATTAATTAAATAA
- a CDS encoding alkaline phosphatase D family protein, whose product MKQLKQTILCLAFGALSLLSTHAQNQGTLTKISRANSNSIENFFDSSLAPFYHGVASGDPLKDAVIIWTRVTTNQAAANVNWKVATNPNMSGVVSQGNTITNELRDYTVKVDVRNLSPNTTYYFQFEALGKKSTIGKTRTAPTGNVENVRFGIVSCSNYQSGYFNAYDELANRTDIDAIIHLGDYIYEYASGGYGYSDKLGRGHLPKGEIITLNDYRVRYSYYRLDPMLRKLHQQHPFILIWDDHEFANDANKYGAQNHSPSSEGSWEVRKNNAYKAYFEWQPVRANSIEEYRLYRDFSYGNLADLLMLDTRIVGRGESVAASQKFSGISEKELKAKVKTMIASRKLNTPKEIKETLAELMPYFIETSVLTISEKEYLLNTFTEVTYNYKTKGKRATSNKKDLEKLEALLNKSVRTQVLAKQEQERGATYKSILGKPQFDWLLNKLSSSEATWKILGNQVMMMRYAGVPTSDAWDGYSEERARIHDFVLNNNIDNLVVLTGDIHSTFAGDIIHNKKCVASEFVVPSVTSQNLDVVGSFAAGIAEFYTKTLNRHMKEVDLDVHGYYVLDVKEERVQADWYYMHGIKAPQAGQFYKKGFYVNRGTCGIKSTSRPAQKLATTIYGDAPEDVKNSLENLENFVLLGMYPNPMSNEGNLHYLLQTPSKVSVIIYDVKGQKVRDLLSKGNHDSGIYNLNFNVKSLAKGNYLVKIEANNQIVTKHLVIK is encoded by the coding sequence ATGAAACAATTAAAGCAAACTATCCTTTGCTTGGCTTTTGGTGCGTTGAGTTTACTGTCAACTCATGCACAAAATCAAGGAACTTTAACAAAAATAAGTAGAGCAAATAGTAATAGCATTGAAAATTTTTTTGATAGTTCACTAGCACCATTTTACCATGGTGTAGCCTCAGGAGATCCCTTAAAAGATGCTGTAATTATCTGGACTCGTGTAACTACCAATCAAGCAGCAGCCAATGTAAATTGGAAAGTAGCAACAAATCCAAACATGAGCGGTGTGGTGAGTCAAGGAAATACGATAACCAATGAGCTGAGAGATTATACGGTAAAGGTTGATGTTCGAAACTTATCTCCTAACACCACCTATTATTTTCAGTTTGAAGCGTTAGGTAAAAAGTCTACTATAGGAAAAACAAGAACAGCACCAACAGGAAATGTAGAGAATGTTCGTTTTGGAATTGTATCTTGTTCAAACTACCAAAGTGGATACTTTAATGCGTATGATGAATTAGCAAATAGAACAGATATTGATGCGATAATTCATTTAGGTGACTATATTTATGAATATGCGAGTGGAGGATATGGATATAGTGATAAACTAGGAAGAGGACATTTACCCAAAGGAGAAATCATAACATTAAATGATTACCGTGTTAGGTATTCTTATTACAGGTTAGACCCTATGTTACGTAAATTACACCAACAACATCCTTTTATTTTAATCTGGGATGATCATGAATTTGCCAATGATGCGAATAAATATGGTGCTCAAAATCATTCACCTTCTTCAGAGGGAAGTTGGGAAGTAAGAAAAAACAATGCCTATAAAGCGTATTTTGAATGGCAACCTGTGAGAGCTAATTCGATAGAAGAATATAGACTGTATAGAGACTTTTCGTATGGTAATTTAGCAGATTTATTGATGTTAGATACTAGAATTGTTGGTAGAGGAGAAAGTGTTGCTGCTTCTCAAAAATTCTCGGGGATTTCTGAAAAAGAGCTAAAAGCTAAGGTAAAAACAATGATTGCTTCTCGTAAGTTAAATACACCTAAAGAAATTAAAGAAACTTTAGCAGAATTAATGCCTTATTTTATTGAAACGAGTGTGTTAACAATATCTGAAAAAGAATATCTGTTAAACACATTTACAGAAGTTACGTATAATTACAAGACAAAAGGTAAGAGAGCAACGAGTAACAAAAAAGATTTAGAGAAGTTGGAAGCTTTATTAAATAAATCAGTAAGAACTCAGGTGTTAGCTAAACAAGAACAAGAGAGAGGTGCAACATATAAATCTATTTTGGGTAAACCACAGTTTGATTGGTTATTAAATAAATTGTCAAGTTCAGAGGCAACATGGAAAATTTTAGGAAATCAAGTAATGATGATGCGATATGCTGGCGTACCTACAAGTGATGCTTGGGATGGATATTCAGAAGAAAGAGCTAGAATTCATGACTTTGTATTAAATAATAACATAGATAATTTAGTGGTTTTAACAGGAGACATACACAGTACTTTTGCAGGAGATATTATTCACAATAAAAAGTGTGTAGCTTCTGAGTTTGTAGTGCCAAGTGTTACTTCACAAAACTTAGATGTTGTAGGAAGTTTTGCTGCAGGTATTGCTGAGTTTTATACTAAAACTTTAAACAGACATATGAAAGAAGTGGATTTAGATGTTCATGGTTATTATGTGTTAGATGTAAAAGAAGAAAGAGTTCAGGCTGATTGGTATTATATGCATGGTATTAAAGCACCACAAGCAGGTCAGTTCTATAAAAAAGGGTTTTACGTAAATAGAGGAACTTGTGGAATAAAAAGCACTTCAAGACCAGCGCAAAAGTTAGCAACAACAATTTATGGTGATGCACCAGAAGATGTAAAAAATTCGTTAGAAAATTTAGAGAATTTTGTATTGTTAGGGATGTATCCAAACCCAATGAGTAATGAAGGAAATTTACATTACTTATTACAAACACCTTCAAAAGTTTCTGTTATTATTTATGATGTTAAAGGACAAAAAGTACGAGATTTATTATCAAAAGGCAATCATGATTCAGGTATTTATAACTTAAACTTTAATGTAAAATCATTAGCTAAAGGAAATTATTTAGTCAAGATAGAAGCTAATAATCAAATAGTAACAAAACATTTAGTAATAAAGTAA
- a CDS encoding LysR family transcriptional regulator, with the protein MSNQLELRHLKYFLAVAEVLHFRKAAEQLFISQPGLSRQIKQMEDDLGIDLFVRHNRKVALTPAGEYLKKEITQNLKNLEHALTYAKLLQDGKLGELKFGYVGSAMQNIIPKVLVDFKKEFPNVTFGLKEMDNQKQIENLLSNDIDVGFVRLDRVPRGIAIKPILKEPFCLVLPKNHPIDTTNFKSLHQLKDEPFISFDPSYSPSYYEKIMQIFDESGFSPIISHNTIHAASIYKLVENNFGLSIVPKSLQNGYDLAVKFIELNKVSQRTTLSAVWNKNNQSPILASLINTIKKHS; encoded by the coding sequence ATGAGTAATCAATTAGAATTACGACATCTTAAATATTTCTTGGCTGTAGCCGAGGTATTGCATTTTAGAAAGGCTGCTGAACAGTTATTTATTTCTCAACCTGGTTTGAGCAGACAAATTAAACAAATGGAAGATGATTTAGGTATTGATCTATTTGTAAGACATAATAGAAAGGTAGCTTTAACTCCTGCTGGAGAATATTTAAAGAAAGAAATTACACAAAACTTAAAAAACCTTGAACATGCTTTAACCTATGCAAAGCTATTACAAGATGGTAAACTAGGAGAATTAAAATTTGGCTATGTAGGTTCAGCTATGCAAAATATTATACCTAAGGTACTGGTAGATTTTAAAAAAGAATTTCCAAATGTAACTTTTGGTTTGAAAGAAATGGATAATCAAAAGCAAATTGAAAATCTATTATCCAATGATATTGATGTCGGTTTTGTTAGACTAGATAGAGTTCCAAGAGGTATTGCTATAAAGCCCATATTAAAAGAACCTTTTTGTTTAGTACTTCCTAAAAATCATCCTATAGACACTACTAACTTCAAAAGTTTACATCAACTCAAAGACGAACCTTTTATTTCTTTTGATCCTTCGTATAGTCCTTCTTATTATGAAAAAATAATGCAGATTTTTGATGAAAGTGGTTTTTCTCCTATCATTTCTCATAATACGATTCATGCCGCTTCTATCTATAAATTAGTCGAAAACAACTTCGGTTTATCAATTGTACCTAAATCTTTACAAAATGGATATGATCTAGCTGTTAAATTTATTGAATTAAACAAAGTTTCACAACGTACCACTTTATCTGCTGTATGGAATAAAAACAATCAAAGTCCAATATTGGCCTCTTTAATAAATACCATAAAAAAACACTCCTAG